One Pyrofollis japonicus DNA window includes the following coding sequences:
- a CDS encoding 3-isopropylmalate dehydratase large subunit, protein MGLTLTEKILNSKLGRVPAPGEHVVVRVDYVYMHDGTFPLALRVLREAGMESRVDASRLVLFIDHAAPAPSVAAALVHQEMRKFARTHGVRLFDVGTGISHQVMVEEGYAKPGRLIIGADSHTVTLGAMAVFATGVGSTDAAIAAATGKMWLRVPEQVRVRLHGGLPQGIMGKDVALALIGDIGSDGAIYKALEFQGDINALSIDARLTISNMSVEAGAKAGLFPVDEATAIKASKLFGRSYAVLEPDRDAEYSDEIELEMNRLEPMVAAPPSVDNTKAVTEVEGVEVDQIFIGSCTNGRFEDFAEAAKILKGRRVREGVRCIAIPASRRVFRALMETGILDVFVSAGCSVTYGTCGPCLGAHFGLLGEGEVAVSTTNRNFVGRMGHASSKVYLASPLTAAASAVEGRITDPRKYM, encoded by the coding sequence ATGGGGCTCACGCTTACCGAGAAGATACTGAATAGTAAACTTGGCCGTGTACCGGCGCCTGGCGAGCACGTAGTTGTACGTGTTGACTACGTCTACATGCATGATGGTACTTTTCCGCTCGCATTAAGGGTGCTTCGTGAAGCAGGAATGGAGAGCAGGGTTGATGCCTCTAGGCTAGTGCTCTTCATAGACCATGCTGCTCCTGCTCCTAGTGTCGCTGCGGCCCTCGTGCATCAAGAGATGCGAAAATTTGCGCGCACGCATGGAGTACGCTTATTCGACGTAGGTACGGGTATAAGCCACCAAGTCATGGTTGAAGAGGGGTATGCGAAACCGGGTAGACTGATCATTGGTGCCGATAGTCATACCGTGACTCTCGGCGCGATGGCGGTCTTCGCTACCGGTGTTGGGAGCACTGATGCAGCTATAGCCGCTGCTACCGGAAAGATGTGGCTCCGCGTCCCAGAGCAGGTACGTGTAAGGCTTCATGGAGGGTTGCCGCAGGGTATCATGGGCAAGGATGTGGCACTAGCCCTTATAGGCGATATAGGTTCGGATGGTGCTATCTATAAGGCCCTGGAGTTTCAAGGCGATATAAATGCATTAAGTATCGATGCGAGACTAACTATCAGCAATATGAGCGTGGAGGCCGGGGCGAAGGCTGGTCTCTTTCCTGTTGACGAGGCCACTGCTATCAAGGCATCAAAGCTCTTCGGCCGTAGCTATGCTGTGCTAGAGCCTGACCGTGACGCCGAGTATAGTGACGAGATTGAGCTTGAAATGAATCGTCTTGAGCCTATGGTTGCTGCTCCGCCAAGCGTTGACAACACGAAAGCCGTGACAGAGGTTGAGGGGGTAGAGGTTGACCAGATCTTCATTGGGAGCTGTACTAATGGTCGCTTTGAGGACTTTGCTGAAGCAGCGAAGATATTGAAGGGTAGGAGGGTCCGTGAAGGCGTTAGGTGCATAGCTATCCCGGCGTCGCGGAGAGTGTTTAGAGCACTCATGGAGACCGGTATTCTTGACGTATTTGTTTCAGCTGGCTGCAGCGTAACTTACGGTACGTGCGGCCCATGTCTGGGTGCTCATTTTGGCCTCTTAGGCGAAGGCGAAGTAGCCGTTAGCACGACTAATAGGAACTTTGTTGGCAGAATGGGGCATGCGTCTTCCAAGGTATACTTGGCTAGCCCCTTAACGGCAGCTGCTTCAGCCGTAGAGGGGCGCATAACGGATCCAAGGAAATACATGTAG
- a CDS encoding DUF505 family protein encodes MVYVSIAMIRVLDEKLDRGEFSFQEFVERFGGEEPALQALMDLYSQGLLDHRGEGVFEVTDAGRRLVEAWRTSGKPEAEPWLDSRVYTMLHSSVIAGGRIPDAWRNFLEERGFVDEEGSLSPEGYSVYETLAGASRRPVITKAIAAALVSLPEGPAEKKFYSSRFIDTLEASELYTKSVPNGLYAALTRPGRLLKRAFRMLNLNANVPALLNPIIYGGLEALLRGEELDRELREMLGEIGYITAAGSLTLAGRLVIKAWRLIQKPLSTAPSALSEDELNVMDVIVELWEKAKSNPELAPDHKLVKEWSEKLGKKYRYYTPGLAIYHLEAMGMIAEEYDSKLKRTVLRLTRLGEEVYRRSAGKPSTALGSRVLVEADQGLGFSEEWARRAKDEGLLGTGGPTKYGLALQKASREAKRSILVTRLEAMLLKRLPEKRSMSVEALKKSFPGEEEAIGYALGKLESRGLVETLPDGRVVITNIGLLVKSAIVAAPSGVATPVNPRIIKLLEAVRKLRTTEDVAKLVKETKLGLDELKDALVIARSCKYIGRNSLTGEGEALLEAIRLLSEQTEAEKPV; translated from the coding sequence ATGGTATACGTAAGCATTGCTATGATTCGCGTACTTGACGAGAAACTGGACCGAGGAGAGTTTAGCTTTCAAGAATTCGTAGAGAGATTTGGCGGCGAAGAACCAGCTCTTCAAGCCCTTATGGATCTCTATAGTCAAGGCCTACTAGATCATCGCGGAGAAGGTGTGTTTGAAGTAACTGATGCTGGGCGTAGGCTTGTTGAGGCTTGGAGAACAAGTGGTAAGCCTGAAGCCGAGCCATGGCTGGATAGCCGTGTTTATACCATGCTCCATTCTTCGGTAATAGCTGGTGGCAGAATACCAGACGCCTGGAGAAATTTCCTTGAAGAAAGAGGTTTTGTTGACGAAGAAGGATCTCTATCCCCGGAAGGCTACTCCGTTTATGAGACATTGGCCGGAGCCAGCAGGAGGCCCGTAATTACAAAGGCTATCGCGGCTGCGTTAGTATCGTTGCCGGAAGGACCGGCAGAGAAGAAGTTTTACTCGAGCCGGTTTATCGATACGCTTGAAGCATCAGAGCTATATACTAAGAGTGTGCCGAACGGCCTCTACGCTGCCTTAACGAGGCCGGGAAGGCTGCTTAAGCGAGCTTTTAGAATGCTTAATTTAAACGCCAATGTGCCGGCGCTTCTCAATCCCATAATATATGGTGGCCTCGAGGCCTTATTGCGCGGAGAAGAATTGGATAGAGAGCTGCGGGAAATGCTTGGCGAAATAGGCTACATTACTGCGGCCGGGTCTTTGACGCTTGCTGGGCGGCTTGTAATCAAGGCTTGGCGCCTTATTCAAAAACCCTTGTCTACGGCGCCCTCTGCTCTTAGTGAGGACGAATTAAACGTTATGGATGTGATTGTGGAGCTTTGGGAAAAGGCTAAGAGCAATCCGGAGCTTGCACCAGATCATAAACTCGTCAAGGAATGGTCAGAGAAACTTGGCAAGAAATACCGTTACTACACACCAGGATTAGCCATATACCACTTAGAAGCCATGGGCATGATAGCAGAGGAGTATGACAGCAAGCTCAAAAGAACTGTGCTTAGGCTCACGAGGCTTGGTGAAGAAGTCTATCGTCGTAGTGCTGGAAAGCCGTCTACAGCGCTAGGAAGCCGTGTTCTAGTAGAGGCTGACCAAGGCCTTGGCTTCAGCGAGGAGTGGGCTCGGCGTGCAAAAGACGAAGGCCTGCTTGGCACCGGTGGTCCGACTAAGTATGGGCTTGCGTTGCAGAAGGCGAGCCGTGAGGCAAAGAGAAGTATATTGGTAACCAGGCTAGAGGCGATGCTGCTTAAGCGCCTTCCCGAAAAGCGTAGTATGAGTGTAGAGGCTCTGAAGAAGAGTTTCCCCGGCGAGGAGGAGGCCATAGGCTATGCTCTCGGCAAGCTAGAGTCCCGCGGTCTAGTGGAGACATTGCCCGATGGGAGAGTTGTTATAACCAATATAGGCCTCTTAGTAAAGTCAGCGATAGTTGCAGCGCCTAGTGGAGTCGCTACACCGGTTAATCCTCGCATAATCAAGCTCTTAGAGGCGGTTAGAAAGCTACGCACAACAGAAGATGTCGCAAAGCTGGTCAAGGAGACAAAGCTCGGCCTAGATGAGCTGAAAGACGCCTTAGTAATTGCCAGGAGTTGTAAGTATATCGGGAGGAACAGCCTCACTGGTGAAGGCGAAGCACTTCTTGAAGCTATTAGATTGCTTAGCGAGCAAACTGAGGCCGAGAAGCCCGTCTAG
- the nadC gene encoding carboxylating nicotinate-nucleotide diphosphorylase, which produces MPKVRLLSGRILAEKILEWLREDAPYGDATTRTLRLQGVCAQLIIRAKTGGVAACSSELAEALQTLGLRVEQVIESGKEFSEGDIVMALRGPAEDLLLLERTLLNALAYFSGIASATRRLVNQARQVNPRIRVAATRKTPPGLRFCAKVAFEQGGGDTHRWGLSDTIIVKDSHVEVVGDLEEAIRRVLERKSFVQRIEVEVSKPEDAVLAARLGVDIVMLDNMSPEEVRKTLRLLEEAGLRSRVVVEASGGIGPWNIATYAATGVDVISTSYPFYHPDRVDLSAEMRRVEC; this is translated from the coding sequence ATGCCGAAAGTAAGACTCCTATCTGGGAGAATCCTTGCGGAAAAAATCCTTGAATGGCTAAGAGAAGATGCACCATACGGTGATGCTACGACAAGGACGCTCAGACTGCAAGGTGTATGCGCTCAGCTCATTATCCGGGCCAAGACGGGTGGTGTGGCCGCGTGTAGCTCCGAGTTAGCTGAGGCATTGCAGACGCTAGGGCTTAGGGTTGAACAAGTTATAGAGAGCGGTAAGGAGTTCTCCGAAGGCGATATAGTAATGGCTTTACGTGGACCCGCAGAGGATCTCCTACTGCTTGAGAGGACTCTCTTGAACGCTCTTGCATACTTTTCCGGTATTGCCTCGGCTACTCGTAGACTAGTTAACCAGGCTCGCCAAGTAAATCCGAGGATAAGGGTGGCTGCGACACGAAAAACTCCTCCTGGCCTTAGATTTTGTGCCAAAGTAGCATTTGAGCAAGGCGGTGGAGACACCCACAGATGGGGGCTTAGCGATACGATAATAGTGAAGGATAGCCATGTAGAGGTTGTCGGAGACCTAGAGGAGGCTATTAGAAGAGTTCTGGAAAGGAAGAGCTTTGTTCAGCGCATAGAGGTAGAGGTTTCTAAGCCCGAGGACGCTGTGCTTGCCGCAAGGCTTGGCGTAGACATAGTGATGCTTGACAACATGTCGCCGGAGGAGGTAAGGAAAACACTCCGCCTCCTAGAAGAGGCTGGTCTTCGGAGCCGTGTAGTTGTTGAGGCAAGCGGCGGCATAGGGCCCTGGAACATAGCGACATATGCGGCGACGGGAGTGGACGTCATCAGTACTAGTTACCCGTTTTACCATCCCGACCGCGTAGATCTCTCAGCGGAGATGAGAAGAGTTGAGTGCTAA
- a CDS encoding homocitrate synthase/isopropylmalate synthase family protein: MRVTDTTLRDGQQGWRPFSVEEGLKIYEFLLELGGGGAIESTELFLYTSRDRELARKIREYGAENPRPVAWIRASMNDLRLVLEASFDETIILASISDYHIYYKLGTDRRRAFEKYLSVLEEAFRRGIAVRCALEDVTRADFDNNIGPFVEQVIRLSEKYGVPLRFKLSDTLGLGVPFPEVPPPRGIPALIRRLLDLGLSTNQLEFHGHNDFGLVVANHLAAWIYGADYSNCTLFGIGERAGNCPLEVMLVHYVGLTGRANDVNLSILPEVATFFEKMGYRVPEFLPLVGRNAFNTKAGIHIDGLLKNPEIYLPFDPLLVGRRPRIEVNAYGGRAAIVAWIRLNMPELGKGISKDDPRVEEMYREIVRMYEEGGRKEPLSDEELYELALRYFLDENHYS; encoded by the coding sequence ATACGCGTAACAGATACGACGCTGCGGGATGGCCAACAGGGTTGGAGGCCTTTCAGTGTAGAGGAGGGGCTCAAGATATATGAATTCCTCCTAGAGCTTGGCGGCGGAGGGGCTATTGAGTCTACTGAACTGTTCCTCTACACTAGTAGAGACCGCGAGCTAGCTAGGAAGATTCGCGAATACGGGGCGGAAAATCCGAGGCCAGTAGCATGGATAAGAGCGTCTATGAACGATCTCAGACTTGTCCTCGAAGCAAGCTTCGATGAAACAATCATACTTGCAAGCATAAGTGATTACCATATCTATTACAAGCTTGGAACTGATCGTAGGAGGGCCTTTGAGAAATACCTCAGCGTCTTAGAGGAGGCTTTCCGCAGAGGCATAGCTGTTAGGTGTGCCCTTGAAGATGTCACTAGAGCGGACTTTGACAACAATATAGGACCATTTGTTGAGCAAGTGATAAGGCTTAGCGAGAAATATGGAGTACCGCTTCGTTTCAAGCTCTCAGATACCCTTGGACTAGGGGTGCCTTTCCCGGAGGTTCCACCTCCGCGCGGCATACCTGCACTTATACGGAGGCTTCTAGACCTCGGTCTTTCAACAAACCAGCTCGAGTTTCACGGGCATAACGACTTTGGACTAGTTGTTGCTAACCATCTTGCTGCGTGGATTTATGGAGCCGATTATAGTAATTGTACGCTCTTCGGTATAGGTGAGCGCGCTGGTAACTGTCCCCTAGAGGTAATGCTAGTCCACTATGTCGGTCTAACGGGGAGAGCAAATGATGTGAACCTCTCCATACTTCCCGAGGTGGCTACCTTCTTTGAGAAAATGGGGTATCGTGTTCCAGAATTTTTGCCGCTTGTTGGGAGAAACGCTTTCAACACAAAGGCCGGTATACACATTGACGGGCTCCTCAAGAACCCAGAGATTTATCTTCCCTTCGATCCTCTTCTTGTGGGGCGTCGCCCACGCATAGAGGTTAACGCGTATGGTGGAAGAGCGGCCATCGTTGCATGGATTCGCCTCAACATGCCCGAGCTAGGCAAGGGTATCAGTAAGGACGACCCCCGCGTTGAGGAGATGTATAGAGAGATAGTGAGGATGTACGAGGAAGGCGGGCGGAAGGAACCACTAAGCGACGAAGAGCTCTATGAGCTTGCCCTACGATACTTCCTCGATGAAAACCATTATAGCTAA
- a CDS encoding phosphoadenosine phosphosulfate reductase domain-containing protein, translating into MSSRNGFDGIIKALEQLGYRRHPAVPVIGCRGSKACWRVRGDYWLAGRFEKNTLSRLIRRHFDVFLDLDNHHVVFHRIPAPTGEYAVEVFAHAVRIGVLEYGSKGWILHPSGALASVLASIGANYLQASSDKGRRLKGKKLRLGGEACNRKDWVLVGTDKWIGPAKVIDKENCIVKIKDLAPLGFKPLSPSEIDEAVEANTEIIGALASEAREFIRRVYARFQASRGKLYVAFSGGADSTALLELAREAVGGGNVVAVYVDTGMEHPETKAYVEKIVSIIGVDLEVVSAKLDPVELIARQGFMTRDNRWCTRLLKLEPLKEFYEKHGVRLVLDGARKWESTTRAKTPRLGENPLIPGVVRALPIYHWPRLAVQLFLAERNLPVNQLYNEGLVRIGCMACPAMHLYELHISYRNHKDWFYRLAEKIAGSTKDDVINTLATILRGRWRYGVSG; encoded by the coding sequence ATGAGTTCAAGAAACGGCTTTGACGGCATTATAAAGGCACTTGAGCAGTTGGGATACCGTCGTCACCCTGCAGTACCGGTAATAGGTTGTCGAGGCTCTAAGGCTTGCTGGCGTGTTCGGGGAGATTACTGGCTTGCTGGCCGCTTTGAGAAGAACACGTTAAGCCGCCTTATTCGCCGCCACTTTGACGTATTTCTTGATCTTGATAACCACCATGTCGTGTTTCACCGCATACCTGCTCCTACAGGAGAGTATGCCGTCGAGGTATTTGCTCACGCTGTTCGCATAGGCGTGCTAGAATATGGGTCAAAGGGATGGATTCTGCACCCAAGCGGTGCCTTAGCAAGTGTACTTGCATCAATCGGCGCCAACTATCTTCAAGCCAGTAGCGATAAGGGGAGAAGGCTAAAGGGTAAGAAGCTACGGCTCGGCGGAGAAGCATGCAACAGAAAGGACTGGGTATTAGTTGGAACGGATAAGTGGATCGGCCCAGCCAAGGTCATCGACAAGGAAAACTGTATTGTGAAGATAAAGGATCTGGCACCACTCGGATTCAAGCCCCTGAGCCCCAGCGAGATAGATGAAGCAGTAGAGGCAAACACGGAAATAATTGGTGCCCTTGCCTCAGAGGCAAGAGAGTTCATTAGGCGTGTTTATGCACGATTTCAGGCAAGCCGAGGCAAACTCTACGTCGCTTTCAGCGGAGGAGCTGACTCAACAGCTCTCCTAGAACTTGCTAGAGAGGCCGTAGGGGGCGGGAACGTAGTTGCTGTTTACGTTGACACGGGCATGGAGCACCCTGAGACCAAGGCATACGTCGAGAAAATAGTATCAATAATTGGCGTAGACCTAGAGGTTGTCAGCGCGAAACTGGACCCGGTTGAGCTAATAGCCAGGCAAGGGTTCATGACACGTGACAATCGCTGGTGTACCAGGCTACTGAAGCTAGAGCCTCTGAAAGAGTTCTACGAGAAGCATGGAGTTAGGCTGGTTCTCGACGGTGCACGTAAATGGGAGAGCACCACGCGAGCCAAGACGCCAAGGCTTGGCGAGAACCCGCTGATACCGGGAGTTGTGCGGGCCCTGCCGATATATCACTGGCCCCGGCTCGCCGTGCAGCTCTTCCTGGCAGAAAGAAATCTCCCAGTTAACCAGCTGTACAACGAGGGCCTCGTACGCATAGGATGCATGGCATGCCCCGCGATGCACCTCTACGAGCTCCACATATCGTATAGAAATCATAAAGACTGGTTCTATAGGCTTGCAGAGAAAATTGCAGGAAGCACTAAAGACGATGTAATAAATACACTGGCAACCATACTGAGAGGTAGGTGGAGATACGGTGTTTCTGGATAA
- a CDS encoding 16S rRNA methyltransferase, with product MSQGAERSKKLRIVLLESPLELVPPEIRRHPQVKRYTERFGIEPGETLLDKTYHYYAMEPLPEKWKRGRPDIVHFSILLLQDSLLNQKGFLETYIHVYDGRVFYIKPETRLPKHYDRFKGLMAQLLIYERLPPSGDTVLVEKVADSLEEFVEQMGGLILLWEKGKPRTAKTIVREAMELKWPIGVGMFPRGDFRAETIRLARKRYSLRGVSGSLKAWSVLHYLLCSAEQLLGILP from the coding sequence ATGTCGCAGGGAGCTGAGAGATCTAAGAAGCTTAGGATAGTACTTTTAGAATCACCGCTAGAACTTGTGCCGCCAGAAATACGGCGTCATCCCCAGGTGAAGCGATACACGGAGCGCTTCGGAATAGAGCCAGGCGAGACTCTTCTCGACAAAACCTATCACTATTATGCAATGGAGCCTCTCCCCGAGAAGTGGAAGCGCGGCCGCCCCGATATAGTCCACTTCTCGATACTGCTTCTCCAGGACAGCTTGCTAAACCAGAAGGGATTTCTCGAAACCTATATACACGTATACGACGGCCGTGTTTTCTACATTAAGCCGGAGACGAGGCTACCCAAGCACTATGACCGCTTCAAGGGCTTGATGGCGCAACTCCTAATCTATGAGAGATTGCCGCCAAGCGGAGACACGGTGCTCGTGGAAAAAGTGGCTGATTCTCTTGAAGAGTTCGTCGAACAGATGGGCGGACTTATACTGCTATGGGAGAAGGGCAAGCCTCGTACAGCCAAGACTATAGTTAGGGAAGCTATGGAGCTTAAGTGGCCTATCGGTGTAGGCATGTTTCCACGAGGGGATTTTCGAGCAGAAACAATTAGGCTAGCAAGGAAGCGATATAGCTTGCGAGGCGTAAGCGGGTCTCTTAAGGCTTGGAGCGTGCTACACTATTTACTTTGCAGCGCCGAGCAGCTGCTAGGCATCTTGCCCTAG
- the nadX gene encoding aspartate dehydrogenase: MSAKARIGIIGCGAIASEIVKAAVVGMINADIVALMDIYPEKCERLAKMLEKKPEIYQTDIDEFLKHDMDYVVEAASQEAVREYGEKVLRRGINLVVLSVGALLDAELLERLRAIARDTGAHIYAPTGAIAGLDAIRALRLVGINRVALRTIKPPKSLGAKVSEPTVLYRGPAREAVKRFPFNVNVAAALSLAAGKEAEVEVIADPNTTKNTHVIIVESVASKLEIKIENTPSPENPRTSWLAALSVIELLRRLTGREEVVIGS; this comes from the coding sequence TTGAGTGCTAAGGCACGCATAGGTATTATTGGATGCGGGGCCATAGCCTCAGAGATAGTGAAGGCTGCTGTAGTTGGAATGATTAATGCCGACATAGTTGCGCTTATGGATATTTATCCGGAGAAGTGCGAGCGACTGGCAAAGATGCTGGAGAAAAAGCCGGAAATATATCAAACCGACATCGACGAGTTCCTTAAGCACGACATGGACTACGTGGTCGAAGCTGCAAGCCAAGAAGCTGTGCGAGAATATGGGGAGAAAGTACTGCGTCGTGGAATAAACCTCGTAGTGCTGAGCGTCGGCGCACTACTCGACGCCGAGTTGCTGGAAAGACTTAGAGCCATTGCGAGAGACACAGGGGCCCACATATATGCTCCTACAGGAGCGATTGCCGGGCTCGACGCGATTAGGGCACTACGCCTTGTAGGGATTAACCGAGTAGCGCTGCGCACAATCAAGCCCCCTAAGAGCCTCGGGGCAAAGGTCTCTGAGCCAACGGTGCTTTACCGCGGCCCAGCGCGCGAGGCAGTAAAGAGGTTTCCCTTCAACGTTAATGTCGCTGCTGCACTCAGCCTCGCAGCGGGTAAGGAGGCCGAGGTAGAGGTAATAGCTGATCCAAATACTACAAAGAATACACATGTAATTATCGTTGAGTCAGTTGCCTCGAAGCTCGAAATAAAAATAGAAAACACGCCTAGCCCCGAAAACCCGCGCACCAGCTGGCTGGCAGCCCTCTCGGTGATAGAACTGCTTCGAAGACTCACGGGCAGGGAGGAAGTCGTTATTGGGAGCTAG
- a CDS encoding LeuD/DmdB family oxidoreductase small subunit, producing the protein MIRGRAWVLGDNISTDHIISGKYKYSKMGRLEDMVQYVFADVIPGFYEKVRPGDVIVAGRGFGYGSSREHAARLLKLVGIGAVIAKSFHRIFYRNAINSGLPVIIANEIPRVTEEGDIIEVYLEEGLVINKTKNVAEHVSPIPEPLLSILKSGGLIEYIKKFGRLPW; encoded by the coding sequence ATTATTAGAGGGAGGGCTTGGGTGCTCGGAGACAATATTTCAACGGATCACATCATCAGCGGTAAGTACAAGTATAGTAAGATGGGGCGCCTCGAGGACATGGTACAATACGTGTTTGCTGACGTGATACCAGGATTCTATGAGAAGGTTAGGCCGGGTGACGTAATAGTTGCTGGAAGGGGTTTTGGCTATGGAAGTAGCCGAGAGCACGCTGCACGATTATTAAAGCTTGTAGGTATTGGCGCAGTTATTGCGAAGAGTTTCCATAGGATCTTTTACAGGAATGCAATAAACTCAGGCCTCCCCGTGATAATTGCGAACGAGATACCTAGGGTTACGGAGGAGGGCGATATAATAGAGGTATATCTGGAGGAGGGCCTGGTTATAAACAAGACGAAGAACGTTGCAGAGCACGTATCTCCTATACCGGAGCCTCTGCTCAGCATATTGAAGTCGGGAGGCCTCATTGAGTATATTAAGAAGTTTGGAAGGCTTCCGTGGTGA
- the nadA gene encoding quinolinate synthase NadA — protein sequence MNEYLRRLVDKLNELRERRRAVILAHNYTLPEIQDAADFVGDSLELAIKAAETSADVIVLAGVRFMAEVAKLLNPDRIVLHPDLAAGCPLADFASPQLIRNAKKEHPGAPVVIYVNSYAAAKAESDYVVTSASAVEAVKRLETETVLFAPDKNLADWVQENNPDKKVIPVPRNGHCPVHEHLVSEYYVRKAKEEHPTARVLIHPEAPRPARKLADYVGSTSQMLRYIGKTDPRGEYILGTEEGLAYRAKRLYPEARVYPVSPRTICIDMKKVTLDKVVASLESLKPRIEIDPVIARRAREAVERGLELIGKKPK from the coding sequence GTGAATGAGTACCTAAGGCGTCTCGTCGATAAACTAAACGAGCTAAGGGAGAGGCGAAGAGCAGTCATTCTTGCACATAACTATACACTTCCCGAGATACAGGATGCTGCCGACTTCGTTGGCGATAGTCTCGAGCTCGCAATCAAGGCTGCCGAAACCAGTGCAGACGTAATTGTTCTCGCAGGCGTCCGCTTCATGGCGGAGGTCGCTAAGCTTCTGAACCCTGATAGAATAGTTCTTCACCCAGACCTGGCCGCTGGCTGCCCATTAGCCGATTTTGCCTCACCTCAGCTGATTCGCAATGCAAAGAAGGAGCACCCAGGAGCACCTGTTGTTATCTATGTAAATTCCTATGCTGCCGCTAAGGCTGAATCCGATTACGTTGTAACAAGTGCTTCTGCCGTCGAGGCTGTCAAGAGATTAGAGACAGAGACCGTGCTCTTTGCCCCGGATAAGAATCTCGCAGACTGGGTACAGGAAAACAACCCCGACAAGAAGGTGATCCCAGTACCGCGGAACGGGCATTGCCCTGTCCACGAGCACCTTGTCAGCGAATACTATGTGCGCAAGGCCAAGGAAGAACATCCTACAGCGAGAGTGCTTATACATCCCGAGGCGCCTAGGCCTGCGAGAAAGCTTGCAGACTACGTAGGTAGCACGAGCCAGATGCTACGCTACATAGGTAAGACGGATCCCCGAGGCGAATACATCCTTGGCACCGAGGAAGGCCTAGCTTATCGCGCTAAGCGACTCTATCCAGAAGCACGTGTATACCCTGTATCGCCTAGGACTATTTGTATAGACATGAAGAAGGTGACGCTAGACAAGGTTGTGGCCAGCCTAGAGAGCCTCAAGCCGCGTATTGAAATAGATCCAGTAATTGCAAGAAGGGCTCGGGAAGCAGTAGAGAGAGGGCTCGAGCTCATAGGTAAGAAGCCTAAATAA
- a CDS encoding isocitrate/isopropylmalate dehydrogenase family protein, whose translation MARYKVLLVPGDGVGPEIMRYPVEVLEGLGVFEIVVRRAGLSYYREAGKPYEDDLFDIALEADGVLKGPLATPSVRGYESITLRLRRILGIYADIRPFHSLPGISLNKINVVIVREASEGIYSGIEGRIREQGISLKLVSKQASRRISEEGFKIAVQRGYRSVYAVHKATVLRATDGLFLETFYEVAEKYREVATGDMLVDSAAYRLVKDPPESAVLVTLNQYGDILSDVAAAVAGSIGLCASAQLGENGMLFEPIHGTGFDIAGKGLANPVSALRATQYLLYHIGYARGDEALRRAAEALDTAINNIVVVKGIRTPDIGGDSSTHQVATEIVKEWARLLGQDA comes from the coding sequence ATGGCGCGCTACAAGGTACTACTTGTACCTGGTGATGGAGTTGGCCCAGAGATCATGAGGTATCCCGTGGAGGTACTAGAGGGACTTGGTGTTTTCGAAATAGTGGTTAGACGGGCAGGGCTTAGCTATTATAGAGAGGCGGGTAAGCCCTACGAGGATGACTTGTTCGATATTGCTCTTGAAGCTGACGGTGTACTCAAGGGGCCGTTGGCAACTCCTTCGGTAAGAGGCTATGAGAGTATAACTCTGAGGCTCCGCAGGATCCTCGGAATCTATGCTGATATTAGGCCTTTTCACTCGTTGCCCGGCATATCGCTTAACAAAATCAACGTTGTCATTGTGAGAGAGGCCTCGGAGGGAATATACTCTGGTATTGAGGGACGTATCCGAGAACAAGGTATTAGTCTAAAACTAGTCAGTAAGCAAGCATCAAGGAGGATAAGCGAAGAGGGCTTTAAAATCGCCGTTCAAAGAGGGTACCGGAGCGTCTATGCCGTACATAAGGCCACTGTTCTTCGTGCAACAGATGGATTATTTCTAGAGACGTTCTACGAGGTCGCAGAGAAATACAGAGAAGTCGCTACTGGGGATATGCTTGTTGACAGTGCCGCTTACAGGCTGGTGAAGGATCCTCCTGAATCAGCTGTTCTAGTTACACTCAACCAGTATGGTGACATACTGAGTGATGTCGCTGCTGCTGTCGCTGGGAGTATTGGTCTCTGTGCATCAGCCCAGCTAGGAGAGAATGGCATGTTGTTTGAACCGATTCATGGAACAGGATTCGATATAGCGGGCAAGGGTTTAGCCAACCCTGTCTCGGCGCTTAGGGCTACACAATACCTCCTATATCACATAGGATATGCTAGAGGGGACGAGGCGTTGAGGAGAGCCGCCGAGGCGCTCGACACAGCAATAAATAATATAGTTGTAGTAAAGGGTATCAGGACGCCAGACATAGGTGGTGACTCAAGTACGCATCAAGTAGCAACAGAGATTGTCAAGGAGTGGGCTCGCTTGCTAGGGCAAGATGCCTAG